A segment of the Candidatus Krumholzibacteriia bacterium genome:
GCACCCGAGTACGACCTCCCCAACATCCGCGCGCAGGCGGCGGCCATGAAGGAAGCCATCCCGGCGCTCAAGGAGTCAAAGCTTCCGAAGAAACTCGAGGACCGGCAGAAGAGCTTTGATTCGGCGGTGGTGTCACTGGAGAACGCGGTGGACGAGCTGGTGGCTACGGCCAGCACGGACGACAAGGACGCCATCCTCGCCGCGGTGGAGAAGGTCCACATGGTGTATGTGAGAACCGAGAAGATCTTCGGCTGAGAACATGCGCACGGTGGGGGAGTCCCCACCGTGCGCTCACCACGATTCTACTTCAGCAGTACCATCTTGCGCGTTTGCACGAACGTGCCTGCCTGCATCCGGTAGAAGTACACACCCGTGGCCACCGGTTCGCCCCGGCCGTTGCGGCCGTCCCACGACACCTGGTGCGCGCCCGCCGGGCGCGGCTCGTCCACCAGTGTTTTCACCAGGCGCCCGGTTACGTCGTACAGCCGGATGGTCACCGGTGTCCGATCGACCGGCACGTCGTAACCGATGACCGTCGTCGGATTGAACGGGTTGGGAACGTTCTGGCGCAGGGCGAGGCT
Coding sequences within it:
- a CDS encoding T9SS type A sorting domain-containing protein, which produces PDSLCYDISTTATFSGTVEVCFGYDEASLPGPEANVRLIHYDATAMPPAWVDITTSVDTDANRVCGETSTLSPFVIGIGSVTAVGPAPVPKSLALRQNVPNPFNPTTVIGYDVPVDRTPVTIRLYDVTGRLVKTLVDEPRPAGAHQVSWDGRNGRGEPVATGVYFYRMQAGTFVQTRKMVLLK